The following are encoded in a window of Prochlorococcus marinus str. MIT 1013 genomic DNA:
- a CDS encoding phytoene synthase gives MAKPSLNLEDAYEACRKETALWAKTFYLGTMLLPTAKRKAIWAIYVWCRRTDELMDSNEAQKKSRNELSDRLNKWEDKTKKVFAGNAEDDLDAVLADTLQKFPQSIQPYIDMIEGQRMDLDKTRYKTFEELELYCYRVAGTVGLMTQGVIGIDAAYTSNPNKPSPDTSKAAIALGIANQLTNILRDVGEDRGRGRIYLPLEDLDKFNYSEEDLMNGNINENWKALMSFQLARARDWFIKSEEGIKWLSIDARWPIWTSLRLYSGILNSIEKLDYDVFNNRAYVKGWVKAINLPISYLMTINDEKYKLRTLIN, from the coding sequence TTGGCTAAGCCTTCTTTGAATCTAGAGGATGCCTACGAGGCTTGTAGAAAGGAAACTGCTCTATGGGCTAAAACCTTCTACCTTGGCACAATGTTGTTGCCCACAGCTAAACGCAAAGCAATCTGGGCTATCTATGTTTGGTGCAGGAGAACTGATGAATTAATGGATAGCAATGAAGCACAAAAAAAATCTAGGAATGAATTATCAGATCGACTAAACAAATGGGAAGACAAAACAAAAAAAGTGTTTGCTGGAAATGCTGAAGATGATCTTGATGCAGTCTTAGCTGATACTCTTCAAAAATTCCCTCAATCCATTCAGCCTTATATCGACATGATTGAAGGACAGAGAATGGACCTAGATAAAACAAGATACAAAACATTTGAAGAACTTGAACTCTACTGTTATCGAGTCGCTGGAACAGTTGGATTAATGACCCAAGGTGTAATAGGAATTGATGCTGCATATACATCGAATCCAAACAAGCCTTCACCAGATACTTCAAAAGCTGCGATTGCCCTAGGCATTGCGAATCAATTAACCAATATTCTTAGAGATGTTGGAGAAGATAGAGGAAGAGGAAGGATATATTTACCACTAGAGGATCTAGATAAATTTAATTATTCAGAAGAAGATTTAATGAATGGGAACATCAATGAAAACTGGAAAGCACTTATGTCATTTCAATTAGCCAGAGCAAGAGATTGGTTTATTAAATCTGAGGAGGGCATCAAATGGCTCTCAATAGACGCAAGGTGGCCTATATGGACCTCTCTAAGGCTATATAGCGGAATACTTAATTCAATTGAAAAATTAGATTATGACGTCTTTAACAATCGTGCATATGTAAAGGGATGGGTTAAAGCTATAAACCTACCCATCTCTTATTTAATGACTATTAATGATGAAAAATACAAACTAAGAACACTAATTAATTGA
- a CDS encoding RNA recognition motif domain-containing protein, which yields MSVRLYIGNLPQNVNVKELEALLTSIGDGIKFKAVFDRETKACRGFGFANIKDEKVANELIEKLNGHEFSGNKLRVERSERKDSNSGNSRRGASSNNGNKGSNRKDVKKVVHSDAPMKEAPDPRWAGELSKLKDLLANQKTPV from the coding sequence ATGAGTGTTCGCCTTTACATCGGTAATTTGCCGCAGAATGTCAATGTTAAAGAACTTGAAGCCCTTCTTACTTCAATAGGAGATGGCATCAAATTTAAAGCTGTTTTTGATAGAGAAACCAAGGCTTGTAGGGGATTTGGTTTCGCAAATATAAAAGATGAGAAAGTTGCAAATGAACTAATTGAAAAATTAAACGGCCATGAATTTAGTGGTAATAAATTGAGGGTTGAACGTTCTGAGCGTAAAGATTCAAATTCTGGTAACTCAAGAAGAGGAGCAAGTTCTAACAATGGAAATAAAGGCTCTAATCGTAAAGATGTTAAGAAAGTTGTACATAGTGATGCACCAATGAAAGAAGCTCCAGATCCAAGATGGGCTGGAGAGCTATCAAAACTCAAGGATCTTTTAGCGAATCAAAAAACACCTGTATAA
- a CDS encoding CCA tRNA nucleotidyltransferase: MIINDRLLLNDLFRDLNPKDWPIDIADLPAGSALVGGSIRDGLLNKLRHKPDLDFVIQTNAIKFSENLSKKINATFIKLDEKRDIARLVVNGWTLDFARQAGENLKDDLLRRDFRINAIALRLEERPKIYDPTGGMDDLKRKKIVAISEKNLIDDPLRILRGFRLMCELNFDLEKKTKKFLKNNIDKLSNVAPERIKMEIFKIVNSKWSSSAWQTYLELQLLKNWKEDKLPYHELKRKEILLGEPMHGSFLAKLIFLLSDDGLSYLTFSKNEIKRCKNLRFWVHKITNLGLDNLSEDERFQLHIDLEEDLPSLILFLKEKYMNVWLKRWKDASDPLFHPSSPLNGYLLQKVLKIPPGPFLGELMRHLSKEKAYGRFFTNEQALEVARKWTLENSPFL, from the coding sequence TTGATAATTAATGACAGATTACTATTAAATGATCTTTTTAGAGATTTAAATCCAAAAGATTGGCCAATAGACATAGCTGATCTGCCTGCTGGAAGTGCTTTAGTGGGCGGTTCGATAAGAGATGGACTATTGAACAAATTGAGACATAAACCTGATTTGGATTTTGTTATACAAACAAATGCTATTAAGTTCAGCGAAAATTTATCTAAAAAGATTAATGCAACTTTTATAAAGCTTGATGAAAAAAGAGATATTGCTCGATTAGTTGTGAATGGATGGACTCTAGATTTTGCTCGACAAGCTGGAGAGAATCTCAAAGATGATTTATTAAGACGTGACTTTAGAATTAATGCAATTGCTTTAAGGCTTGAAGAAAGGCCAAAAATTTATGATCCAACTGGAGGAATGGATGATTTAAAACGTAAGAAAATTGTTGCAATAAGTGAGAAGAACTTAATTGATGACCCATTGAGAATTCTTAGAGGTTTTCGATTAATGTGTGAATTGAATTTTGATTTAGAGAAAAAAACCAAAAAATTCCTAAAAAATAATATTGATAAATTAAGTAATGTTGCGCCTGAAAGGATAAAAATGGAAATTTTTAAAATAGTTAATTCAAAATGGAGTTCTTCAGCTTGGCAAACTTATTTAGAGCTTCAATTATTGAAAAATTGGAAAGAAGATAAGCTTCCTTATCACGAATTAAAAAGAAAAGAAATTTTATTAGGAGAACCAATGCATGGAAGCTTTTTAGCAAAACTTATATTTTTACTTAGTGATGATGGTTTGTCGTATTTGACGTTTAGTAAAAATGAAATAAAAAGATGCAAGAACCTGAGGTTTTGGGTTCATAAAATTACCAACTTAGGTTTAGATAATCTTTCAGAGGATGAAAGGTTCCAACTTCATATTGATTTGGAAGAGGATTTGCCATCTTTAATTCTTTTTTTGAAAGAAAAATATATGAATGTTTGGCTAAAGCGCTGGAAAGACGCCTCTGACCCCCTCTTCCACCCTTCTTCTCCTTTGAATGGCTATTTACTTCAAAAAGTCTTAAAAATACCCCCTGGCCCCTTTTTGGGAGAACTTATGAGGCATCTTTCAAAGGAAAAAGCTTATGGACGATTTTTTACAAATGAACAGGCTTTGGAGGTCGCTCGTAAATGGACCCTAGAGAATTCACCCTTTTTGTGA
- a CDS encoding NAD(P)H-quinone oxidoreductase subunit M, giving the protein MSDTILKCTTRHVRIFTAVVKNNDLILDNGHLTLDIDPDNEFRWADQSIKKVQDYFRELVDSQADSELSDYSLRKIGSLLEDFIRKLLKDGELSYNPNSKVMNYSMGLPRTKKLL; this is encoded by the coding sequence ATGAGCGACACTATTCTTAAATGCACCACCCGTCACGTAAGAATATTTACTGCTGTAGTAAAAAATAATGATTTGATTCTGGATAATGGACATTTGACTTTAGATATTGATCCAGATAATGAATTCCGTTGGGCCGATCAATCAATAAAAAAGGTGCAAGATTATTTTCGTGAATTAGTTGACTCTCAAGCTGATAGTGAATTGAGCGATTATAGCTTGAGGAAAATTGGATCTCTGCTAGAAGATTTTATTCGAAAGTTGCTTAAAGATGGAGAGCTTAGTTATAACCCAAATAGTAAGGTGATGAATTATTCCATGGGATTACCTAGAACTAAAAAATTATTATGA
- the pds gene encoding 15-cis-phytoene desaturase, protein MRVAIAGAGLAGLSCAKYLADAGHTPLVYEARNVLGGKVAAWKDEDGDWYETGLHIFFGAYPNMLQLFKELNIEDRLQWKSHSMIFNQPQDPGTYSRFDFPDLPAPVNGVAAILSNNDMLSWPEKISFGLGLIPAMLRGQNYVEECDKYSWTEWLKKQNIPERVNDEVFIAMSKALNFIGPDEISSTVLLTALNRFLQEKNGSKMAFLDGAPPERLCQPIVDHIKASGGDVFLNSPLRKINLKEDGCVDNFLIGSAKESNGKEIEADAYVSAMPVDIFKTLLPNEWASKEIFRKLEGLKGVPVINIHLWFDRKLTNIDHLLFSRSPLLSVYADMSITCKEYEDPNRSMLELVFAPAKDWISRKDEEIIDATMKELIKLFPMHFSGANQAKLRKYKVIKTPQSVYKAVPGCQDLRPDQKTPIRNFFLTGDYTMQRYLASMEGAVLSGKLCAEKIQNSTDIISAKS, encoded by the coding sequence ATGCGCGTAGCAATCGCTGGAGCTGGATTGGCTGGACTCTCATGTGCAAAATACTTAGCCGATGCAGGTCATACACCATTAGTTTATGAGGCAAGAAACGTACTAGGCGGAAAAGTTGCTGCTTGGAAAGATGAAGATGGAGATTGGTATGAGACTGGACTACATATATTTTTTGGAGCATATCCAAACATGCTTCAGCTTTTTAAAGAATTAAATATTGAAGATCGTCTTCAATGGAAAAGTCATTCAATGATTTTCAACCAACCTCAAGATCCTGGCACATATAGTCGCTTCGATTTCCCTGATCTGCCTGCACCAGTTAATGGAGTAGCAGCAATTTTAAGCAACAACGACATGCTTAGCTGGCCAGAAAAGATTTCGTTTGGCCTAGGACTAATACCAGCTATGCTGCGAGGTCAAAATTATGTAGAGGAATGTGATAAATACTCTTGGACTGAGTGGCTAAAAAAACAAAATATTCCTGAAAGAGTAAATGATGAAGTTTTTATTGCAATGAGTAAGGCACTGAATTTCATAGGTCCTGATGAAATATCATCAACAGTCTTGTTGACCGCATTAAACCGCTTCTTACAAGAAAAAAATGGATCAAAGATGGCATTCCTTGATGGGGCTCCACCAGAAAGACTTTGTCAACCAATTGTTGATCATATAAAAGCCTCAGGAGGCGACGTCTTTTTAAATAGTCCGCTCAGAAAAATTAATTTAAAAGAAGATGGATGTGTTGATAATTTCTTGATAGGCAGTGCTAAAGAATCCAATGGGAAAGAAATTGAAGCCGATGCATATGTCAGTGCAATGCCAGTAGATATTTTCAAAACATTACTGCCTAATGAATGGGCTTCTAAAGAAATTTTCAGGAAACTTGAGGGACTTAAAGGAGTTCCAGTTATCAACATTCATCTTTGGTTCGATCGAAAGCTTACAAATATTGACCACCTATTATTTAGTAGATCTCCTCTCTTGAGTGTTTATGCTGACATGAGTATTACCTGTAAAGAATATGAAGATCCAAATCGATCAATGCTCGAATTAGTCTTTGCCCCTGCAAAAGACTGGATCAGTCGCAAAGATGAAGAGATAATTGATGCGACAATGAAAGAATTGATCAAACTTTTCCCCATGCATTTTTCAGGGGCAAATCAAGCTAAGTTACGCAAATATAAGGTCATTAAAACTCCTCAATCAGTATATAAAGCCGTTCCTGGCTGCCAAGATTTAAGACCTGATCAAAAAACTCCCATAAGAAACTTTTTCTTAACCGGTGATTACACAATGCAGCGCTATCTAGCTTCCATGGAAGGTGCCGTGTTAAGTGGAAAGCTATGCGCAGAAAAGATACAAAACTCGACTGACATAATTTCTGCCAAGTCTTAA